In Streptococcus pneumoniae, the sequence GCAAGCTGCAACAAATATTGGCCAGACCAAGGTGATGGCAGAACGGGCAGATGCAAACAGTTTGGGAATTGCTGATGGCACTATGTTAATTGGTGACTCAGTGGCTTTAAGGGCAAATACAGCACTACAGACAGCTCTTCCTGGAGCACAGATTAACGCGCAGGTCAGCGTAACAACCAAGACCGCAAATGAAATCATGCTAAATAATAGCCAGAATAAATTTTTACCTAAGACGGTGGTCATTGCGACTGGGGTAAATAATCCTGAGAATTACAAGGATGACTGGGACAGTATCGTGAAAAATCTTCCTAAGGGACACCATATGATTTTGGTGACTCCTTATGAGGGTGATAAGACAAAAGAGACCTATGCCATCGTTGAGAAGGCTGCTGCCTATATGAGAGAATTGGCAGAGAAGACACCTTACATTACGATAGCAGATTGGAATCAAGTTGCGAAAGAGCATCCAGAAATTTGGGCTGGAACAGACCAGGTTCATTTCGGGAGTGAGAGTAGCACTATCGAAGCAGGAGCAAAATTGTATGCAGATACGATTGCCACAGCTTTGCAGACAGCTCAAGACAAGCCGGTTAAATCAAAATAACTTGTATTAAAAAAGAGAAGAGTTGGAGAAATCCAGCTCTTTTAAAATATCTCCAAAAAATAGGTCTATACCATTTACAAATAAAAAAGAAAGGTTTATAATGTAATTGACATAATAAATTGTAGAATCAATCTTTTAAGGAGGTTAACATTATGCCTAACTATATTAAAGCGGATCAGTTTTTCTACCCACACGGAGTTCGTCGAGGTGGTTACTTGGAACTTGTGGACGGCAAGTTTGGAAAACATGTAGAGCAGATTCCTGAAGGGGCTGAGGTGATTGACTATACAGGTTATAGCATTGCCCCAGGTCTTGTGGATACTCATATTCATGGATATGCAGGTGTAGATGTGATGGACAACAACATTGAAGGTACATTGCATACTATGAGTGAAGGACTTCTTAGTACCGGTGTTACCAGTTTCTTACCCACAACTTTAACAGCCACTTATGAGCAATTGCTTGCAGTCACTGAAAATCTTGGAAACCATTATAAAGAAGCAACAGGTGCTAAGATTCGTGGGATTTATTATGAAGGTCCATATTTCACAGAAACTTTTAAGGGGGCACAAAATCCAACTTATATGAGAGACCCGGGTGTTGAGGAGTTTCATTCTTGGCAAAAAGCGGCAAATGGCTTGCTTAATAAAATTGCCCTTGCACCAGAACGTGATGGGGTGGAAGACTTTGTTCGTACAGTTACGGGCGAAGGTGTGACGGTTGCTCTTGGACATTCAAACGCGACTTTTGATGAAGCCAAAAAAGCAGTCGATGCTGGAGCGAGTGTTTGGGTGCATGCCTACAATGGAATGCGTGGGTTGACTCACCGTGAATTGGGTATGGTTGGAGCCATGTACCAATTGCCACATACCTATGCAGAGTTGATCTGTGATGGTCACCACGTAGATCCAAAGGCTTGCGAAATTCTTATCAAACAAAAAGGAACAGAAAACATCGCTCTTATCACAGACTGTATGACAGCTGGGGGATTGGAAGACGGAGATTATATGTTGGGAGAATTCCCAGTTGTCGTTGCAAATGGAACTGCACGCCTCAAATCGACAGGTAACTTGGCAGGTTCTATCCTCAAACTCAAAGATGGTTTGAAGAATGTGGTCGAATGGGGAATTGCGAATCCGCATGAAGCAGTCATGATGGCCAGCTTCAACCCAGCTAAATCCGTTCACATCGATGACGTCTGTGGCCAAATCCGTGAAGGCTACGACGCTGACTTCATCGTATTAGATAAAGATTTGGAATTGGTAGCAACCTACCTAGATGGCGTGAAACGTTATCAAGCATAAGAGAGAAGGCAGAAGTTAGAGACTAACTTCTGCTTTTTTATACAGGGTACTTTACTGGTAAATAAAAAGTTAAAAAAATCACAAAAAAAGCTTGAAGAAACAAAGAAAAATGCTTACAATTGAACTATAAATATTACAAATAAAAAAACGGAGGAGTGCTTTATGAAAGCCTATACTTATGTTAAACCAGGACTTGCTTCTTTTGTTGATGTAGACAAACCAGTTATTCGCAAGCCAACAGACGCTATTGTGCGTATTGTAAAAACCACTATTTGTGGAACAGACCTCCATATTATCAAAGGGGATGTTCCTACTTGCCAAAGTGGTACCATTCTTGGCCACGAAGGGATTGGGATTGTTGAAGAAGTTGGGGAAGGAGTTTCCAACTTCAAAAAAGGTGACAAGGTCTTGATTTCTTGCGTCTGTGCCTGTGGTAAATGCTACTACTGTAAAAAAGGAATTTATGCCCACTGTGAAGACGAAGGGGGCTGGATTTTCGGTCACTTGATTGATGGTATGCAGGCTGAATATCTACGTGTCCCTCATGCAGATAATACTCTTTAC encodes:
- the nagA gene encoding N-acetylglucosamine-6-phosphate deacetylase is translated as MPNYIKADQFFYPHGVRRGGYLELVDGKFGKHVEQIPEGAEVIDYTGYSIAPGLVDTHIHGYAGVDVMDNNIEGTLHTMSEGLLSTGVTSFLPTTLTATYEQLLAVTENLGNHYKEATGAKIRGIYYEGPYFTETFKGAQNPTYMRDPGVEEFHSWQKAANGLLNKIALAPERDGVEDFVRTVTGEGVTVALGHSNATFDEAKKAVDAGASVWVHAYNGMRGLTHRELGMVGAMYQLPHTYAELICDGHHVDPKACEILIKQKGTENIALITDCMTAGGLEDGDYMLGEFPVVVANGTARLKSTGNLAGSILKLKDGLKNVVEWGIANPHEAVMMASFNPAKSVHIDDVCGQIREGYDADFIVLDKDLELVATYLDGVKRYQA